atatatttaatattttcttcattatatttaatttccgTTTGTTTCCTTGCAGCGCACAATCAAGGCACTCGGCCAGACTTGGCACGAAGATTGCTTCGTGTGCGGCGGCCCATGTCAGAAGCCGCTGGTGGGCACATCATTTTATGAGCGCGATGGACGCGCCTACTGCAAGACAGACTTTGAGGAATTATTCGCGGCACGATGCGCCGGCTGCGCCAAACCCATAACAGAAAACGCGATTGTGGCACTAAATTCCAAATGGCACAGGGACTGCTTCAAATGCAAGGTGAGTGATCACTTTCAAGCATAAAAGAGTAAAgggtatttatatttttttttttgttgacagaAATGCGCCAACCCCATCACGGCGAGCATATTCGCAGTCGAGGAGAACAAACCGGTGTGCACGGAGTGCTCAGCTTAGAAGCCAGCCGCAATGAATACATCTGAAGTAATAAATGATGTGAATGAATGCTAAGGACAATGGATAACAAGACACTTAGAAAGCAAGAAAGATAGAGAGACAGATAGaaagagatagagatagagtgCGCTGGCGAGCGCAAGCGTTTAATTACCTGAAAAATCTAGTTTTAAAAGGCAACTCAAATAACAAAAGGgattaaagtgaaataatacACAATGCAAGCAACGAAAGCGAAGAATCTTATATGCAAAATAGAAttgattttgtatttctaattgtTGCGCTACTAACCAGGAATACCAGGAATGGAATCTACGCATAAGGAAACATTTGCAAGTCTTCAGTTAATcaaaagtataaatatgtatgtatgtactctacAAAACACACTCAAACACACCCACACGAAAACTACACTTGAATTCCACAACACAATTCACACCGCGAACGCTGtatacacccacacacacacacactcaaacaacCCGAGAAATGTTTTACTGCCGGACGGATAAAGTGGTTGCTGTATGCCGTTTTCTTTGAGCTAGTCTGCCTcactaaaagctccttaaaagCTCCCTGGCATTAGTAAAGCTCCCTGGCATTATTAAAATGTCATGCGTTCCAACCTAAAAACCggcaattatttgttgttgctttttctcACAATAACTGCAGGCAAATTTATTCCACAAGCTTCTATTTGCGTTTGATTCGTTTTAAGGAATTTCTTTTCTTCCACTTTTCttcgttcttttttttttggagaaagaaaaaattatacttaattgtttttttttttatattcctaagactttttttttactaaaaatcatGTAAATTGCATTGGTTCGTATATTCCTAAGTGACAAATTTatctttttgcatttttgcgatttttattttcttccaaaaaaacTTACCTAAtcagaacaaaaaattttatctcAACTCAAATTCGAAAGTTCTACTTTTTGGTCAattctctatataatatattatcaaTACTCgcgtttcaaaattattatttttcaaatttgcctCGAAACCGTAAAATTACGTTATAATAACTGTTATGCAGCAACACTGTGGTGAGTTATGAGCATATTCAACCACACTAGACTACTTAAATTCCACAAAATGCTAACACAACATTCCAgccattttgcaaatattgaaaaacaagctAAACTGGCAACgtaactaattttcaaaaatacttcagctaattttcaaaaacaatttttataagtttacttgaaatttgcttaaaaaagcaatttttaaatttgtagaaatattatatggctaaatatttttgaaaattagttgcGTTTTTTAACCTTAAAATGGTTTGTCAACtgtaaataattacaaatatataagcaaatgtcgcatgaacaatttttcgtaatatttccaaattaagttaattgaaaattttaatatttacatatacatacataaattatactTGAAAATGTATCACCATATGCATGAACATGTAAAGaatctaaaataataataaataaaaaaccaacaacaaaacaaacagcaGATCTTTAAAAAGGGGGAACTTGCAATATTTTCctaattttgagaaatatttttttgaaacaagcTGCCATATGATCTGAATGCCTGGATAAAGTGCTTGTACCGAAAgctttttcacgaaattttgtatagattGTTATTTAAAGGCTATGCTGCAATCCCGAAAGACcttttttagatcggatcactctAGCATGTGCCTGCCTCAAACTCAATGGCCAAAATTATAAACTTAGatggaatacttttttatttgacgagttatcttcacgaaattttaaacaatgttCCGTCTTAAGACGCACAGCTTGTTAAATTTTCGCATTAAAAACTTGCCTCGAAGGTTGACTTCCTACTTCCGCAGAAATGAAATTTCTTCTGGAATGCTGCCTACCATATAATAATTCTCTCCTTTCCAATCTTCTTACTTATGATTGCGTTTCTAGCAAGCTTGAAACTCATTTTAAAAGACTGTCTCAAATCTCTCTCCTAACAAGACTTCGCTCGAAATAAAGATTCTTGATTTCTTTCCAAATGTCATTCCCTTCCCCTCGGAGAGATAtctcaaccggatttcaacttttctcgtttTGGGAGGGCCCTTGGCCAAAAACGGGAAGGATGAGCAAATCCAGAGTGAAAAAggtgctcattgtcttttttgacatcaaaggcagcgtccatcatgaatttgtttcccCTGGATAAACCGTGAACTCCAAGTTTTACGTAGAAGTCTTCAAGAGACTCAAGCGAAGGATCAATGGGGTCCGACaggacatcgcagccgattggaagtcgcaccacgacaacgccccggatAACCCTTCTGCAGCCGCCCAACAGCCTAGATGTGGGCCCCccgaacttttttttatttccttgtctgaaaaggccgatgaaaggcaagaaTTTTGAGACGACTGAGGGGATCCACGCCTtcaatcgcgctggcagcgctgcattgacgcagaaggagcctattttgaaatttttaaagaattttaacttggctcaataaatttttttaaatcgactcagtcctattacttttcggacaacTAAATAAGCAGTTAAGCCAGTGTTAACAATTTGCCAAAAAGCTATGAAGAGGAAGCAAAAGAGGAAAAGTATGCGAATAAgtgtttttaaattcattgaaagcAAAAGAAATCGTGACGATTATGCAAAAAactgtttattaattttgaccTTGACCTTAATTAGTTCCTAGgtaacttgtttttttaattgttgacCTTAACTAGTTCCTAGGTAACTAGTTTCAAAAGTAACTAGTCATGGAAGTAACTGGACCAAAAGAAATTAGTTCCAAATGCAGCTAGTTAAAAGTAACTGGTCCAAAAGCAATAAGCACTAGAAGTAACTGGTCCTAAAGTAACTAGTTCCAAATGACACTAGGTCCAAAGTAACTAGTTCCGAATGTAACTACTTTTGGAATTAACTAGTTTTTGAGTTTAAAGCTTTGTAAAGCGACTCTGAATGCCTAAAACTGAAGCCTGTATTATTTCGGAATATACTCAGAGGTCTGAAAATTAGACTTCGAAGCAAGAACCAAATAGAAGGAGATGATCCACCAAtcaccaatatacatatacggcTAAAATGTGCTAAGTGGAGCTCTGAATTTTATAGGAAGATGTCATAAGATCGGAACTTGCATGACCGGCTCAGTCGAAGATTTATATTGGATCTTCTTACCAActgaatttaaatgaatttaaagaaaGTGTGGACCTTTAATGGGAACTAAGAACAATGTTTGGAACATTTGTGGgtaacaaacagaaaaaatatatttttagattatATAACGGAATAtcttaaaatcaaaacaaaagctTCTAAcgcataaaaattttgatttaattctCACATAATAGTATACATGTAACAGGCATTTGAACACACATGATTTCATGTACACCACAAAATAACTTTTCACcgtaaatttattttcgaacacgaaagtaaaaaaaaaacacaacataCACTTTCGAAACGGGGTAAATTTTGGAGGAAAAAATCGTCAAACGCTAGGAGAGACAACATATTTGATAAAGAACTCATACTTAGAACAAGTTCATCGTCCGATTTCCATTCATTCTATGAATCAATGTTTTTATGGTGTTGTTGCATTCTCAACGTTTTGTTTTTCACCGACGTTGCTGTCACTTTCGTTTTTTGCTGAATAATGATTTCTTGGGTACTTttcacaaataatattttgaattatgtaACACTGTATTATTTTGTACTACACTAcgaattttggaatatttttttgcggtCGTTGCAATTCGTTTCTATGCATTTTGCTTATTGCTCGGTTGCGACATCTGATTCACACAACTCAAATGAGTATTTGACGGTTGTCGACGTTGGCGTGGACTTTGGCATTAAGTATTCGAGTCTTATATTCTagaatacgagtatatacataataGAGTTAAAGGGTTAAAGGCTTGGATATTTGCAAAACTTTGTAGCCATGCAACGAGGAAAAAGAATAACccgaaatatttgtatatttacggTAAATAATGTTTGTGCACTCACCTTCTTCTCGATCACCGAGCCGAGGGTTTGCATAATGGGCTGCAGAACCTGACGCATTTGTTGCTTGGTCACGGTTTGTAGTGCTTCAATGAGCGCTTTGTTAAGTGTCGGTAATTCCTCGGAGTTCATGCTGGGTTCGGCTGGTGGCGCAATCGGATCCACGGCGATATTCTGTGCGCTTTGGAAGAGACCCTGCGTGGTGGTGAAAAACATTGTTTGGGAACACTTTTATTGCAGTCGAGAAATCCAAAAATTACCGAGCTCCTTGGCAGATCGTTGATATGCGTCGAAATTTGATCGCCATCCGGTTTGGTGATCACCATTTGGGATGTTTGCGGCACGGGCGCAGTTTCGGTGTTCGATTTCGCTTTCGTAGTTGTGCTCGGTTTCAGCACGCGTCGCAATTTCGGTTTGCGTCGGTGATTGTAGTGATTCTTCGGCACCAGCTTCGGTTCGTACATATTCAGATCGTTCATGAACATTTTCAAACTGTAATTGGAGGCAGTCTGGAAGTGTAGTGATTTTAGAAAtagaataatatattaatttaaatctgtTGTAGAAAGGAATATGAAAACACCTTGTCGAAACTTGCTTTACGATAATTATCGCGTGCCGTAAGGAAACGCTCCTCGTGCATATCCTCCAAGAAGCCCAGAAACTTGGCGCAACGCTCTTGCAGACATTCGATTATTGCATCGTTACGATCGAAGATTTGCTTCTCCAAACAAATGCTCACGGTTGTGCTGGCCAACTCGATGAGCGTGTTCAGCTTTTGCGGCACTTGATCGAGCAGGAAGTAACGGAGTTGTTTGTAGTATGTCTGCAGTGATTGGTGGATGAGCGTAAATATGTTGTGGACACGATGTGTAGCCTCATTGGAGACGGCGCTGCAGAGTTGCTCCACCGAAACAACACGAAGATCTTCGATCTGTCGAAAAAGGAGTTTTCgaaataagtaaaattgaaattgatttaaataaaaaatatttgctttaccATGCCCTTTAAGGGATATAGAAAATTACGCGAGAATCTCACAGAGAATTCGAAAGCGTTCTTCTGACGTCTGGTCTTCTCATAATGACTGTCCGGCACGTAGAGCTCCAGTAAGCTTATGCTGATGAAATAGAAGGGATGAGTGTCATCAATAGAAATGAACTAATACTAGGTTAGGTTGAATTAGCAGATGAAATATGGCAAAGAAAAGGAAGAAttgtcaatattttgttttgaagtttaaaaaaacttgGAAATATTTGGCCTCAATAGTTCGAACCCTATGACCATCCTTACAGTCAAGTTTTGAAATACTTGTGCCATTATAGTCGGCCTTATTTTGCACATGATTCGGCGCAGATTCTTTTCTAACTGCTCAATTCTTACTGGTTCAACAGCGTGAACCACATTAACTTGACATTTCCTCACAAGAAGAGGTATAACGGACCCAAAACAGATAATCTACCATACTACATAGCTTTATCCAAAAATCCGGCCGGCTTCAGTTAGCACTATGGAATCAAAATTCGTGCACCATTGGGCTGCAGTTCTCATCGCACTCTTTAACTACATCTTCCGTTTCAAAAACGTCTATTTTCTATTTCGAATGGCTACTTTTGAGGTACTATAACGTTCTATCTCTCGACAAAGCCAAAGAGGCTGATAAGATAAAGTCAAAAcgatatatgaaattttctgggAGACATTCCTTATTTCTAAAGAAGCTTATATAAACTAAGAAAACAACCGAGTACCTTATCTGAGTTTATACTTGTAATTCAGACTTACCGCAATTTATCCAGCGTTTCGATAATACGTTCCTGTGTGCTGGTCATTTTTGCGAAAATCGCCATCTTCTCCATTTTCAAATCTTCAATGGACTTagtcaaaattatatttttcatggAACGCAACTCATTGGAACTGATTTGGTTCAACTGGGCGTTACGCTCCTTATGGGGTCTCGGTGTGGCTGTTGAGGATCTCTTGCCACCTGAGCGTGGTGTGCCTATCGAAGACTTCTCAGCCGGCGAAGAGGTATCCGGACTACGGGCTGTTGACTTTTTACGTGGATTTGGTTTGACTTCTTCAGCTGGCTTATTCTTCGTTTTGGCGCACTTCTTCTTGATATCCTTGCTGGCTGCGATAGATGGCTCCTTCTCTACTGTTGGCGAGGGAGATTTTGTGTTGCGATTTTTCATAACCATTTTAAATTGCTGGAGAAGGTTGAGtcaaaatatgaattatttttaggGAATTATTTGACTTTCTAATGACACTCACATTCTGCTTCAAGACCGCTTTCTTGTCTTCTTCGCGTTCGTCGGTCAGATCAGAGTATCTTAATGGTGAGATATTCTTCAAGAAGCTCAAGTTCATATTGGGAATTTCCgactacaaaaaatacaaaaatgtaaacaaatgcaattaaataaatgaaaaatatgcgaacaaatttctattttctgtttttgttcgtgtttctttttgatttattgTGTACATACTTCGAGTTCGACAAACTCTGCCAGGCCTCCGCTGCCATTCGAATTGTTCGTTAACTCTTCGGTTTTGGGACGCGCACCACAATATTTTGTGTATTGTTCGCGCTCCAGCATCTCGTACTCCAAATCGCTATCCTCTATTTCGTAGGTCGACGGATTGTCGTCGTAACTGTTAAGCGCATAGGTGAGTGCCATGTTCGGCAAACTCGGCGGCGGTGACATATTCTTCAACATCATTTCCGGTGCGCTGATCTGTATGGGCAATTGCAGCTCATGCGAATGCATTGTGTAGGTGACATTTGTCGGCAAACGTTCGGATTTCTCCGAGAATTCGGCGAACTTGATTTCAGCTGATTGCGCTTTCTCCATGGCCGGCTCAGCGCAGATTTCCACCCATTTCGCTTGCGGTTGACGAAACTCCTCAACCACCGTCGGCATAACAGTTCTCGATGCGAACAGTTCATCCTCCTCCGGCACGTCGGGCAATTTACACAAACCGCTATGCAGTTCGCGTCGCATATGTGGCATGTGCATGGTATGCGTTTCGTAAAGCGGTTCGTGCGGCAAGTCGAAGGGATTGCAGAGTATTTGATCCTCCGAAGTGGGCTCCGAACCATACAAATCACCATCGCCAACGCAATTATCATCGCCATATTCATACGGATTACAGAGTAGCCTAGGCGACTGCCGTGGCTCGACGGTGCCGCTGCCACTAGGAAAATCATGTGCCGAGTTGCGTAGTATACTTTTCAATGCCATGGACGGCTGCATGGATTTCGTGGTCTCTTTTGGTTTTGCATATGTGTCGGTTGAGTTTTGTCTGCGCAAGTCGCCGTAGCTCTTCACTTTGCCGATCAGCTGATTAATCTCCGTATCACTTAAGTTTCGCACACGTCCGCCGGCGTCACCGCGCGACACATGCGTCTCGATATCCGCATCACGTCGGTAAGGTGTGTGTGTATCGTTCGCGCATGGCATTTTCTTTGCTTTACAAAGCCGATTCAGTATTTCCTTTTTGCGATTACGTTCATGGTCCGGATCGGTCTGTTGTACCTTCTGTATCAGACGTTCCAAATGCTCGGGACGTGTGTACTGCGTGAAGCATTGGTTGAAATATTCGTTATTAAAATGTAAAGAATTGAAAAtactaacaaaaataatatcaaaaataaaaagcggtgcataaaaaaaggaaattttcgTGCAACGCAGTTTTGCTCAGGCGCTTCTAACCTCAAATTACTTGCGCTATATTTTACCTTAAACTCGAAGTTCCTCGTTGTAGTGCTCAAGACGGGATCATCGTGCAGCGAGAATCCATAGAATTTCTTACCATCGAATTCATTCATCTTcagtttttatagtttttattttcgctttAATTGCGGCTCTTATAAAAATCCGTCGTCCGTTTCTTGTTCGTCTGCCGTTAACTGCTTCAGTTTGCTTGCTTACCAATTCAGTTACTTTCTTTTTCGGTGCCTTGCTATCAGTTGTTGGTGTGTTCCACAGACGCCTGGTGAATTgtcgaaaattttcaatacaaaaattgcaaaaaccaattatcaaatataaagtgttataaaaaaactttttgtaaatgtaaaattgaaaaatatatattcacgactgaatagataatttttttttcgtattttcttcAATGCTGAAGTAACTTACAAAGCTGCCTGAGCAAAcgaaattcaaaaacaatttttgtaatgcaaatggaaattgaaaataGCTACAATATTGAAATTGCCCTTTTGAGGGAATAGAGGAATGAGAAGTATGTGTGTCCGCTGGCTTTGAGTTGACGCGTTGAATGTCGAATGCTCGCTATGAGTGTTTTTAGTGAGCTGCGCAGGTGGTGGTTATTTACAGGGTTAGGGAACAGTTGGCTATAAGATATGCTTATTTGGTTGTAAAAGGGGTTGAAGGACTAAATAcctatgaatatatttatattattaagttATAAGAGAACCGGAGAGTGAATATTTCAGTCAATATTTGAGTAGCAAGAATATAATGAATTACACAAAAAAGCAAACTTTCAGTGAAGAGAGTTAATTTGGTTTCAGATTTCAGAGCGCTTTAAATATTCGTTGTTTGAGTCAATTTAAGTTTACAGTATCTCTTCACCATTAAAAAAGTCCTGAACTTGGCGAACCCTAATCCATATAATTCCCCTTCTTTCCCCGGAGAGTACTGCGCCGaatgctggagtgttttcatccattcggacgacatgaacTTGCCAGTGTAGCTGTtctcttttaattcgctgaactatgtcaacgcCATTCTATCGACCATAAATCTtacgcagaacctttttcttgaaaactcgtagcgccgactcatcagatgatgtcattgtccatacttccgcaccatatagcaaaatggggatgatgagtgacttgtagagttcggtctttgttcgtcgagagagggctttacttctcaattggctactcagtccgaagtagcaactgttggcaagagatattctgcgttggatttcgaggctgacattgttgttggggGTAATGATGGTTCCctgatagacgaaattatctacgacttcgaaattttgactgaatttgcattttttataaaaacatatccGAAATATAAGTATACAATTTCACTTTTgtgtttttccttcgtccaatacCTAGTTTATGATCCAGAACGGCAATACTTTCTCATAGACTGTGTGTTCAAAATTGGTCAATGATTGTCTGTCTTcactatatatattataaagttaCGTAATTATCAGACTCGTTTGGGTAGCTAGCCATAGCGAAATGGCTGGAAACTAGTCGGTGGAGTCGGTGAGTTGCTCTTTTTTGTTTGAGCGCTGGAGTTTCGCACGAGCTTAGCACACGCTAGTTACCAAATAGCTCCTGTAACTGCGATATCCTTCTGATCTAGTTTGGAATACTGGAGATCCACTAAACTTCTTGCACCCAATTGTAGGAGTCATCTAACATTATCGAATAGCCATAAATGCGGTAAAGCTTAAACCTTGTCCAATGCTAACAATCAAAGTTGAATGGAGAATATATTCAGGTACTTTATTCTCCACTGCCACAATGTATCGGTTCTCAGCTGTCCATTATTTGCTTAAAcattatttgtaatataaaaggttatccatttcgaggttcttacttttttaaaggaaaaatacagaaacaaATTCAATGATAAAtgttattatcattcgaaacaacattctttggcatttatggTTTGGatattatctcttttaaatgttggccgcggctacgtctcagatggtccatccgttgagtcaaattttcgatgactcgttccagCATTTCGACTTGTAACTGACCTTTGACACGCacgatgttttgctccaaggtttGAAAGCGGGATTATCTGTATATACCTTAGACTTTACATGTGCcgacaggaaaaagtctaatggccgacaatcgaccggctcaatacgtgaaattatctgcttaccgaagtgttctctcaacaaATCCATTGAGTGAGCTGAAGTCGCCGaattgtcgccgagatcacgagctccaatttcagacatcaaatagtcggttatcttgGCGCGATAACGGTGGCTTTTGACGGTTAttatgaagaaatatggaccgataaatccactggcccacaaaccactccaaatcttttttttctggatgaaatggcagctcttgaatctctttaagttactctttgtcccaaatgtggtaattttgcttaattgcatacccattgagccagaaatggactgaatcactgaaaaaaatttggctcaaaaacgtcggatctttttggaacttttcaagagcccatggaACAAAGTGATGTCATATAGGAAGGtcaagctattgaaaaaagtatctctatTTGGACTATCCGTGAAGTGAAGAATGTATACAAGTACACATAAACAATAGAGACATATAGACGCCTTAGTCGGAAATAAAAGAACGTCACCATAATTCGGTAGGTCAAGGAAATATCGAAGACATTCCAGTATagaaaaatcttttcaaaacataggacaaataattttaagctaATGTGTCAATGATATCTTTTTATTATCGATGATTTAAGTATTGGTTTCAAGGCGTcgaagttaaattaaatttatcagtAACATTCAATTGGAAACTAGCAGTATTATTACTTATTAAAAAGCCGTATTTccctttttcaataaataaaaaatgtatttctttattAGTAAACGGTATAACTGTGAATAGTTTTAAAAAACTACATACAATAACAGTTATGAAACGGAAATAGATTTGAGCTTGCAATAAATGTTGCAATGGACAAAAGAGACTTAAAATACTAAactaatattaaacattttaaaagctAAGTACTGGTTGTAATAAATATGttgatgtaaatatttttatatttttgttctgCTGCTTTTTGAACGTCATTATTGTCGCTTATACAGATAAATAtgcatttacaaaaatatttcagaattttcaACTCGCAtacaattcaataattttttttttaatttagagaTTTAATAGAACAATGCAGGTATATCGAATGTACCATTACGCTATGCAGGCAGTGTATTTTCACTGTTCACTCTCCTCTTCACATTTaatgtattttcttttcatttgattaaaattcatacaacttatttgcttattttgtaCGTTACTACCCCTAAGAGTCGTGCATTGCTCTCGCCACTGTTCTTCCCACACGCCCTGCTGCGTTGGCGTCTACCAACCTCACTGTGGTGAATCGAAATCCGCACGGCTGGCGATGTGAATAACGGTGATTACGATGAGGAAGGTCAACAGCAGAAAGGCTAGTTTCATATCGACGAAGAGGGCGAGTCAAGAGAGCAAAGATCAGCCGAAAATATTCGAGTACAAACTGTTAAGGCCACTACTGATGGTGGAGAAAATGCCGCTATCGCTGTAGGTCGGACCAGAGGGACGATAATGCTGTTGTGGTATCGGTAAGGGGCGATAGAAGGGTACCGTTGTGCCTTCGTTGCGCTGCGAAAAGTTGAAGAGGTAGAAGAGACAATTGTTATATGAGAGGGGCATAGGCGGTACAAGTAAAATTTTTGTGAGAATGAAGCGTTTGAGTCATGCTGTGTGCGCGAGTGCCGTAAAGTATGCAATGCTTTGAGTATGGCGTGAATGTACACTGTGAGAAATGTTATGAGtgatttatgatttatttttggTGAAGTGGCGAAAAATGTGGTATTATGGGTTGTTAAGATGTGATGAGGAGTGAGATTGCGTGCAGGTTTTTTTTGTCTTAGTAAATGTAAATGCATAATTAATGGAATgacatatttacaataaaatttcaaagtttaataaataatatttatgtgaagaagctttaaaattttattaaaaattattattttcaaaaatattagttaCTGTTAAAAgcttatcaaaaataataaattatttaaaaatagttgagaaaatatttatttactttaattaagtaatttatataaaaaattgcagttaatatgttttatttctttttcttatatgagatttactttaaattgttttctaaaATACTTACTCATAGATACTACAATTGCGTAGGAGTGTTTTGGAGGAGGGGGGCGTGTTACAAGCAGTTTATCCAGTACCAGCACAGAGCAAATAAAAATGGTTTAATatctaaattttgtttcaaaaagacCTTAACctcaaaataatattgaaagaatacacatttttctaaaaagcaGCATATTTACGAAAAATAACTAGTAATGATCGTATTTGTTTTagaacaaaaatagttttagagaaaaaaattagtaaaaaaaaataaaattttaacatagtATCGAAATCGGATGGttcgtaatttttataaataagcattaagaaataaaaataattgttatattaataaaaatttctaaatttgataattttttgagaaatcaGTTCGAAAATAGAATGTTTACTGCTTATTTGCTAGAGGTTTGCTATTTTACTGAAGTCAAGCAACTTAAGAAAGAGGAGTCCGTCAAATTATATTTCTACATTCAAGCAAACTATTTTTTGTAACGGTATTATTTTAAACTTGtggttttcaaaaagaaataaagtggAGATCATTT
The DNA window shown above is from Bactrocera tryoni isolate S06 chromosome 4, CSIRO_BtryS06_freeze2, whole genome shotgun sequence and carries:
- the LOC120774291 gene encoding transforming growth factor beta-1-induced transcript 1 protein isoform X2 encodes the protein MSESVCHKCNEIITKRIITALGKTWHPEHFACKDCNTPIEEATFNIQDGEPVCSKCFLKNYSGTCHGCKQPILERTIKALGQTWHEDCFVCGGPCQKPLVGTSFYERDGRAYCKTDFEELFAARCAGCAKPITENAIVALNSKWHRDCFKCKKCANPITASIFAVEENKPVCTECSA
- the LOC120774291 gene encoding transforming growth factor beta-1-induced transcript 1 protein isoform X1 — its product is MSLQSESVCHKCNEIITKRIITALGKTWHPEHFACKDCNTPIEEATFNIQDGEPVCSKCFLKNYSGTCHGCKQPILERTIKALGQTWHEDCFVCGGPCQKPLVGTSFYERDGRAYCKTDFEELFAARCAGCAKPITENAIVALNSKWHRDCFKCKKCANPITASIFAVEENKPVCTECSA